The genomic DNA CATGTGGACTTCACATATAAAGCGGCGAGGGAGCGCGGGGGTTCAATCGGCGCCTTGTGGAACCGCCCTGTGTTCCCCTGCATCCTGTTTCAACCGCTGCATTTCTTGAGCGAATTCGAAGCACAATTGATCGGCTTCGTCCTGCGGCAGCCACTTGGCCATGTTCGGGAAGACACTTTGCCACATCCGGGCATCGCGTTCCGACCATGGCATCTTATCGGCCGACCGGGCTTTTTCGAGTAGCGCCTTGAGCCGACGGCGAACATCTTCCGGGTCGGGGACCGTGCTTTGACGCGGCGCCCGCATGCGGTCCTCGCCCGAACCGAACAGGCTCCCTTGCTTGGGACCGTGGCCGAAGAGGTCAGTCTGATCCGTCATTCGCGTCTTGTCCTGCGGGAGCGAGGCCGAGCGCCTCGCGAATCAGCGTTTCGTGCAGAGTCGCTTGCAAAACAATATCGGCGTCGGCAAAGAGATCAATCAGTTCGGCGACGCGCCCACAGATATCGCGCAGGTCGCGGACAAGAGCGAGGTCCGCCGGCAAGCCGATCCGCGCCTCGATCCAGCGCGGCACGAGGCGGTAGCCGCTCACGGAGAAACTCCACACCGCAAGCGGCAGTCCGGTGATCCGGCCGGTGCCGTCGTCGCAAAGGGTGATCGCGCCATCGGCGTATTCGACCGGCGCCACGGCGCCGCGCCGCGATTGACAATGCGAGATGAATGCAGCATTCTAGTACAAACAGCTTCATTATGCAGCATTTTCTTGTTTTGTTCACGCTAGGTTGACTCATCATGGTACAAACATCAAAGCTCAACCGGATTTCCGTCGGCCTTTCGGAACGGGAATATGCCGAACTGCTGACTCTCTCTGAAAAGCACCGCGTCTCAATGGCCTGGCTCGGGCGGCAAGCAATTATTGAGTTCCTGGACCGCTATGCAAATGCGGAGCGGCAGCTTCCGCTCAATCTGCCATCCGAGAAGCGCACGGCGAACGGATGAGCAGGAGAAAGACGGGGGGAATGTGGCGAATCCGGCCGCAGAGATAGAAAACCGCGGCGCCGCACCGGCCGCCGCATCATCGCAGGATATCCTCAAGGACGGTCTGACAATGACCCGCGCCCTGGCGGCGTCGGCCCAATCCGAGGACCGTCTCGCGGTCGCCCGTGGGCTCGCCCATGCGGTTGTCGCTGCATATTGGGAGAAGGCGCAAGCCGGCGCAGCGGAAGGTTGGGCCCCTCCAACCCTGCCTGCCGATGTCGAATTGGCCCCGGTGGCCGAACCCGCGCTGCCGCTGGCGCAATGCATGGGCGCGGCAGCCGCAGAACTCGATCTTATGCACGCCAGCTACCTGATCGGCGTGCTCTATACGGCGATGCTTCCGAGTAGGGTCCGTTCTGAATTTGGAGCCTATTACACGCCGCCCGCTCTTTGTGACCGGCTGCTCGACATGGCAACGGAAGCTGGCGTCGATTGGCGCTCGGCGCGCGTCCTCGATCCGGCTTGCGGCGGCGGCGCATTTCTTTCGCCGGTGGCCCGGCGCATGGCGGAAAGCCTGCAGGACTGCAGCGCAAAGATCGCGCTCAAGAATATCCTTCAGCGGCTGCGGGGCTTTGAACTGGACCCGTTCGCCGCGTGGATGTCGCAGGTCTTCCTGGAAATCACGCTTAGCGATCTTTGCCGGTCTGCCGGCACACGTCTGCCGGCGGTCGTGGACGTTTGCGACAGCCTTGAACAGGATCCCGAAAACCACGGCTTTGATCTTGTTGTCGGCAATCCGCCATACGGGCGCATCACGCTCTCGCCGGAGCTGCGGGAGAAATACCGGCGCAGCCTGTTCGGCCATGCAAATCTCTATGGCGTATTCACCGATCTGGCTTTGCGCTTCACGCGTCGGGGCGGCGTTGTCGCCTACGTCACGCCGACAAGTTTTCTGGCTGGAGAGTATTACAAGGCCTTGCGCGGCTTGCTTGGCCGGGAGGCCCCGCCGGCCAGCATTGATTTCATCACCGAGCGCAGGGGCGTCTTCGCGGATGTGCTGCAGGAAACTCTGCTTGCCGCTTATCGCCGGGGCGGCAAGCGCGGCACCGGGCAGGTGCATTTCATTTCACCGGCTCCTGAGGGGCACATAGAGGTCACGAGCGCCGGCTCATTTCGCCTGCCGAAGACAGCCAACCGGCCCTGGCTGGTTCCTCGCGCCAAATTGGACAGCAGGCTCGTTCGCACAGGCCAATCGATGCCTCACAGGCTCGCGGACTATGGTTACACGGTCAGCACCGGCCCGCTTGTCTGGAACCGTCACAAGCCCAGTCTGCGCGACCGGCCGGGAAGGGGGAGACACCCGCTCATATGGGCCGAGGCAGTGCGACCCGATGGCGTCTTCGAATTCCGGGCCCGCAAGCGCAATCACAAACCTTATTTCGAACCGCTTGCGCAAGAGCAATGGGTTGTCACCGACTTTCCTTGCGTGCTCTTGCAGAGGACGACAGCCAAGGAGCAGTCGCGGCGACTAATTGCCGCTGAACTGCCCGCATCCTTCATCGCGGAACATGGCGCGGTCGTGGTCGAAAACCATCTCAACATGATCCGGCCCGCAGGCGGTACGCCCTCGGTGCCTCCCGCAGCACTTGCCGCCCTCCTCAATACGGCGGTGGTTGACCAACTCTTCCGCTGCATCAATGGCAGCGTGGCTGTATCGGCCTACGAACTGGAGGCTTTGCCCCTGCCCCCGCCCGAGGGCTTGAGAGAAATCGAACGCCTTGTCCGACACCGCCCGAGCCGTGCGGCGATCGAACAGGCCGCAAAGCGGCTTTACAGCAAGGGGACGTGCTGATGGGTTTGCCCCCTGTCCTTCCCGTGCCGGACATTCACGAACGTCTACTGAGAATTTTTCCCGAAGGCAGCCCGAACCGCGCAAATTGCACCTGGGAAATCGCGGCCAAGACCGTTTTCGTGATGCTCTATATCGGCGCGGTCG from Hyphomicrobiales bacterium includes the following:
- a CDS encoding N-6 DNA methylase, giving the protein MANPAAEIENRGAAPAAASSQDILKDGLTMTRALAASAQSEDRLAVARGLAHAVVAAYWEKAQAGAAEGWAPPTLPADVELAPVAEPALPLAQCMGAAAAELDLMHASYLIGVLYTAMLPSRVRSEFGAYYTPPALCDRLLDMATEAGVDWRSARVLDPACGGGAFLSPVARRMAESLQDCSAKIALKNILQRLRGFELDPFAAWMSQVFLEITLSDLCRSAGTRLPAVVDVCDSLEQDPENHGFDLVVGNPPYGRITLSPELREKYRRSLFGHANLYGVFTDLALRFTRRGGVVAYVTPTSFLAGEYYKALRGLLGREAPPASIDFITERRGVFADVLQETLLAAYRRGGKRGTGQVHFISPAPEGHIEVTSAGSFRLPKTANRPWLVPRAKLDSRLVRTGQSMPHRLADYGYTVSTGPLVWNRHKPSLRDRPGRGRHPLIWAEAVRPDGVFEFRARKRNHKPYFEPLAQEQWVVTDFPCVLLQRTTAKEQSRRLIAAELPASFIAEHGAVVVENHLNMIRPAGGTPSVPPAALAALLNTAVVDQLFRCINGSVAVSAYELEALPLPPPEGLREIERLVRHRPSRAAIEQAAKRLYSKGTC